GCGAGCTGCGCTGCATGTGGCTGCCCTTCGCGGCCGTCGACCCGCGGTTCGCGCTCCTTCGCGAGCGCGCGGCCTTCCGCGCTGCGACCGCGTGGACGGCGCCGCCGGCCCGGCCGCCGGCGGCCCGTCCAGGCTGAAGCCGCGCGAGGCCTGTGTCCCGCGATCCGAGCCGCCCGCTACGCCGGGTTCGACAGGTCGGGGCGGTAGACCGTGATCGAGCGCTGCGCCTCCTCGATCCCCTCCATGGCGTTGCGCCAGATCAGACCGCCCTCCGCCGCGCCGAAGGCTTCGGTGAGCAGCCCGGCGGGTGTGCGCTGCGCGTCGAGGTCGGCGAGCGCCGCCATCGGCCGCACGGTCCAGAGCGTGCGCAGGTCTCCGATCACGGTCTGGTACGAGACCAGGCGCGCCGGATCGTCCACCTTCGGGATCGCCTCGGACAGCTTGCGGAGCAGCTCCTCGATCGCTTCCTGGTGGCCCGGCCGGCCGCGCACCAGCGTGACCATCGCGAACGGCAGCGACGAGGCGTCGCGGGAGTCGGGCGGGTAGCCGAGATCGGGGCGCTCGAGCGAGACCGTGTTGCGCACGGCCGTGGACATCTCCTCGGCCTGCTCGCGGAACTGCGCAGCCTGTTTCGTGCCGAGCACGCGCTCGATCAGCTCGGGCGTCGAGCCGCGGGTGGCGAAGCCGGCGAAGGTCTCGCTGCGCGAGACGAAGTGGTAGCCGGCCGTTTCGCCCATCACCGTCTGGTGTGCGTCCCAGCGGAACCTCTCCTTGGCGGCGGCGGCCTTCTTCGCGAGATCCGCGACGAGCTCTTCGTAGCGGCGGTTGGCGCCCGGGCGCACCTGGATCGAAAGCACGTTGACGAGGGACATGTCCCGTCTCCTTCGGGGGCAAGGCTCGATCGACGAGAGACCGCAGGGCGGACGGCAGGCGGGGTGGGGCTCGCGCCGCGACGAAGGGGAGGTCGTCGCAGCCCGTGATGCGGCGCCGGAAGACGGGCGGAGCCCGCACGGCGGGAGCCTCCAGACCCGACTCTGCGCCCGTTCTCCGCGCCGGGTCAACCGGGAAGAACGTGCGAACGGACCGGGCGGTCCGAGCTTCTGGTTTCCACATCCGCGGGGGGAGGGACGGTCTCGTCGCCGAGCAGGTCGCAAGGGGGTCCGGGTGCCGGGGTGGCGACCGACGCGACGGGTGCCGCCGCGACCGCGTGGACGGGGCTCCGCCGGCCCGCCTGCCGGCGCCCCGCGCCCGGGCGGACGCAGCGCTCAGAACCGGATCAGGATTCCCGGAGCGGCCGCCCGTAGGGTCGGTCGAAGCGGCGGGGCCCGACCCACACCGGCCCCATCGACCCATCCGGGGAGGCACCATGAACCATCCGCATCCGAGCCGCCTCGGCCTGGCGGCCCTCGGCGCCCTGGCGCTCTTCGCTGGCGGGCCCTCGTGGGCACCAGCCGCCGCTGCGGCCGACAAGCCCAACATCCTCGTGATCTGGGGCGACGACATCGGGACCTGGAACATCAGCCACAACCATCGCGGCATGATGGGCTACCGCACGCCCAACATCGATCGCATCGCCACCGAGGGCGTGTCCTTCACCGACTACTACGCGCAGCAGAGCTGCACCGCCGGGCGCGCTGCGTTCATCGGCGGATCGGTGCCGGTGCGCTCGGGCATGACGAAGGTCGGCCTTCCCGGTGCGGCGCAGGGCTGGCAGAAGACCGACGTCACGATGGCGACCGTTCTCGCGGCCCAGGGTTATGCGACCGGACAGTTCGGAAAGAACCACCAGGGCGACCGGGACGAGCATCTGCCGACGATGCACGGCTTCGACGAGTTCTTCGGCAACCTCTACCACCTCAACGCCGAAGAAGAGCCCGAGAACATCGACTATCCGAAGGATCCCGACTTCCGGAAGAAGTTCGGGCCCCGGGGCGTTCTTCGCACCAAGGCCGACGGCGCCGGCGGCCAGACGATCGAGGACACGGGTCCGCTCACGAAGAAGCGGATGGAGACGATCGACGACGAGACGCTCGCTGCCGCCAAGGACTTCATCGAGCGGCAGGTCGAGGCCGGCAAGCCGTTCTTCGCCTGGTGGAACGGGACGCGCATGCACTTCCGCACCCACGTCAAGGCAGCGAACCGCGGCAGGTCCGGCCAGGACGAGTACAGCGACGGCATGGTCGAGCACGACGCCCACGTCGGCCAGCTGCTCGCGCTCCTCGACGAGCTCGGCATCGCCGACGACACCGTCGTCCTGTACTCCACCGACAACGGCCCGCACTACAACACCTGGCCGGACGCCGGCACGACGCCGTTCCGCAGCGAGAAGAACTCGAACTGGGAGGGTGCCTACCGCGTTCCCGCGTTCGTGCGCTGGCCCGGGCACTTCCCGGCCGGCACGACCTTGAACGGCATCGTCTCGCACGAGGACTGGCTCCCGACCTTCGCCGCGATCGCCGGCGACACCACGATCAAGCAGCGCCTCCTCGAGGGAACGGAGCTCGACGGTCGGACCTACCGGAACCACATCGACGGGTACGACCAGCTCGCCTACCTCTCGGGCGAGGTCACGCAGTCGCCGCGCAACGAGTTCTGGTACGTCAACGACGACGGCCAGGTCGTCGCGGCGCGCTACCAGGACTGGAAGGTCGTGTTCCTCGAGAACCGCGGGGAGGCCTTCGGCGTCTGGCGCGAGCCCTTCGTCGAGCTGCGCGCGCCGCTGCTCTTCAACCTGCGCCGTGACCCCTTCGAGAAGGCCCAGCACAACGCGAACGCCTACGACGACTGGTTCCTCGACCGGCCCTTCGTGGTCGTCCCGATCCAGGGGATGGCGGCGAAGTTCCTGATGACGATGAAGGACTACCCGCCGAGCCAGTCGCCGGGGTCCTTCAACCTGAGTGGCGTCATGAAGATGCTCGAGGACGGCACCTCGAACTAGGCCCCCTCCGAGGCCGCTGCGCGTGCTTCGAGGCGCGCGGCGGCCTCCCTCCTTCCGGGACCCGCGCCACAGCCACGCGGGGTCGGGACGATGCGCGTCCCGGCGCCGCCCGCTCCGGGCTGCTCTCGCCTCGGGGTCGGCTCCCCTCGTGCGCGCCGCGAGGCCTCGGTACCGTCGCGGTGGCGGCCGACGGGCCCGGTGGCCGCGCGATGCAGCGCGGACGGTGTGGCCCCCGGTGTGCGAGCCGATCGGGCTCGTGCTCGGATCGCGGAGGGCGTGATCGCGGCGGGCGGGGTCGCGGCGGTCGGGGTCGTGGCGGTCTGGGTCGTGGCGGTGGTGATCGCGGTGGTCGGGGTCGCGGCGGTCGGGGAGGGACGGCGATGAGCACGCTCGCGAGACGCTGCGGGCTGGCGGTCCTCGCACTCGGGGCAGCGGTCCCGGGCCTGGCGTCCGCTGCCGGGCTCGACGGGCGCCTCCACGGTCCCGACGGCGCGCCGATCGTCGGGGCACGCGTGACGGCGGAACGCGGCGCGCCGGCGCGCGGCACGACCGTGTTCTCGGACGCGGACGGGCGCTTCCGGGTGGAGGATCTCGCGCCGGGCGACTGGCAGCTGCGCGTGCGCCGCATCGGCTGGCGCGACCTGGGCGCCCGGGTCAGCGCCCCGAGCGCCGGGCTCGCCCTCGCCCTCGAGCCCGAGACCGATCCCGCCGCGCTGGCCGAGCAGCTTCCGGCCAACCGCTGGTTCGCGCTCTTCCTCGAGCAGATCGAGACGCCCTGGCAGCGCGAGCAGTTCGTGCGCCAGTGCACCTACTGTCACCAGCAGGGCAGCGCGGCCACGCGCGTGCCGCGCGAGGACTGGCAGTGGGAGAAGGTGCTCTCGCTGATGGCGCGCCTCGGCGGCGGGCTCTCGCCGGAGGTGCGCGCGCAGGTGCCGGGCTGGTTCCGCGCCGCCTACGAGCCGTCCCACGCGGTCCCGCGCCTGACCGCCGGGATGGGCACGGCGGCCTTCGCCCCGCCGCCGCCCGAGGAGGTGCGGCGCGCGGTGATCGACGAGTGGGTGCTCGGCGGCCGCGCCTCGATGCAGCACGATCTGACGGTCCACCCGAGCGGACACGTCTACTCCGTCGACATGATGCAGGACACGCTGTTCCGGCTCGATCCCGAGAGCGGCGCGACCGAGAGCTTTCCGATTCCCGACGACGGGCTCCCGCTCGGCGGGGTCTTCGCCACCAGCGGCGCGCCGCTGGTTCCGAACGCGAATGCGCACGTCGGGCCGCACTCGCTGCAG
Above is a window of Deltaproteobacteria bacterium DNA encoding:
- a CDS encoding arylsulfatase produces the protein MNHPHPSRLGLAALGALALFAGGPSWAPAAAAADKPNILVIWGDDIGTWNISHNHRGMMGYRTPNIDRIATEGVSFTDYYAQQSCTAGRAAFIGGSVPVRSGMTKVGLPGAAQGWQKTDVTMATVLAAQGYATGQFGKNHQGDRDEHLPTMHGFDEFFGNLYHLNAEEEPENIDYPKDPDFRKKFGPRGVLRTKADGAGGQTIEDTGPLTKKRMETIDDETLAAAKDFIERQVEAGKPFFAWWNGTRMHFRTHVKAANRGRSGQDEYSDGMVEHDAHVGQLLALLDELGIADDTVVLYSTDNGPHYNTWPDAGTTPFRSEKNSNWEGAYRVPAFVRWPGHFPAGTTLNGIVSHEDWLPTFAAIAGDTTIKQRLLEGTELDGRTYRNHIDGYDQLAYLSGEVTQSPRNEFWYVNDDGQVVAARYQDWKVVFLENRGEAFGVWREPFVELRAPLLFNLRRDPFEKAQHNANAYDDWFLDRPFVVVPIQGMAAKFLMTMKDYPPSQSPGSFNLSGVMKMLEDGTSN
- a CDS encoding carboxypeptidase regulatory-like domain-containing protein, yielding MSTLARRCGLAVLALGAAVPGLASAAGLDGRLHGPDGAPIVGARVTAERGAPARGTTVFSDADGRFRVEDLAPGDWQLRVRRIGWRDLGARVSAPSAGLALALEPETDPAALAEQLPANRWFALFLEQIETPWQREQFVRQCTYCHQQGSAATRVPREDWQWEKVLSLMARLGGGLSPEVRAQVPGWFRAAYEPSHAVPRLTAGMGTAAFAPPPPEEVRRAVIDEWVLGGRASMQHDLTVHPSGHVYSVDMMQDTLFRLDPESGATESFPIPDDGLPLGGVFATSGAPLVPNANAHVGPHSLQVAPDGSLWVTLALGNRLGRFDPATGQWKLYAMSEGYYPHTLRIDGGGRIWFTIAGSNHVARFDPAQGRFDTIRLPAQGLQQEVMLRLLPFAMWLSRYVDLPLEAGEGVANMPIPYGIDIAPDGDVWFSQLNAHRIGRVDPGTLAVELVDTPFTAPRRLRFDSQGRLWIPGFSSGVVSRFDPATRAFESWEIPVEPKGADTPYALHVDRRTDVVWICGTNSDTLIRFDPARESFLVYPLPTRVTYTRELDFDEQGRVWTSNSNTPTWQIERGEPRVIRLDPRLGEAPRQASARAGLP